In a genomic window of Brettanomyces nanus chromosome 1, complete sequence:
- the PRS1_1 gene encoding ribose-phosphate pyrophosphokinase 1, giving the protein MSTNSIKLLASDIDRHLAELVAKRLGLALSSVYFIRDSNKEITFSIGESIRDEDIYIIMQIGSGPVNDKVLELLIMINACKTASARRITAVLPNFPYARQDRKDKSRAPITAKLMADMLTTAGCDHVITMDLHAAQIQGFFDSPVDNLYAEPSVLRYIRENLDVKNAIMVSPDAGGAKRAAALADRLDLNFALIHKERARANEVSRMVLVGDVANKVCIIVDDMADTCGTLSKAAEVLLDNGAHSVIAIVTHGILSGKAIDNINSSRLSKVVCTNTVPFEDKMKLCPKLDSIDISGVLAEAIRRLHNGESVSFLFRNAPY; this is encoded by the coding sequence ATGTCGACCAACTCAATCAAACTTTTAGCCAGTGATATTGACAGGCATCTTGCGGAGCTTGTAGCCAAGCGCCTGGGACTCGCCCTTTCATCAGTGTATTTCATAAGAGACTCTAATAAAGAAATCACTTTCTCTATTGGAGAGTCTATCAGAGATGAAGACATTTACATTATCATGCAAATAGGTTCTGGTCCTGTCAACGACAAAGTTCTTGAGTTACTCATTATGATAAACGCTTGCAAAACTGCGTCTGCCAGAAGAATCACTGCTGTACTACCCAACTTTCCATACGCACGTCAAGATCGTAAGGATAAAAGCAGAGCTCCAATCACTGCCAAGTTGATGGCCGATATGTTGACGACTGCAGGATGTGATCATGTGATCACGATGGATTTGCATGCTGCGCAAATTCAGGGTTTCTTTGACAGTCCCGTCGATAACTTGTATGCAGAGCCTTCTGTCCTCAGATATATCCGAGAGAACCTGGACGTTAAAAACGCTATCATGGTGTCACCAGATGCCGGTGGTGCTAAAAGGGCCGCCGCTTTGGCCGATAGATTGGATTTGAACTTTGCATTGATCCACAAGGAGAGAGCCAGAGCCAACGAGGTGAGTCGTATGGTTCTTGTTGGTGATGTTGCAAATAAAGTGTGCATCATTGTCGATGATATGGCTGATACCTGCGGTACATTGTCGAAGGCAGCCGAGGTGTTACTGGATAATGGGGCTCATTCTGTCATTGCTATCGTGACTCACGGTATCTTGAGTGGTAAAGCCATCGATAACATTAATAGCTCTAGGCTTTCCAAGGTCGTTTGTACCAACACTGTGCCATTTGAAGACAAGATGAAACTTTGCCCTAAGTTAGATTCTATAGACATCTCTGGTGTCTTGGCTGAGGCCATTAGAAGATTACACAACGGTGAAAGTGTCTCCTTCCTATTCAGAAACGCTCCTTACTAA